A region of the Chromatiales bacterium 21-64-14 genome:
CCTCGAAATGCAGCCCGTCGTAGGTATCGTCGCATCCCCAGTGGCGTCCATACAGGGTGTCGTCCGAGCGGAAGCACAGTGCCCCGGCCACGTCGCGGCCGCCACATGCAGCCAGCACCAGTACGACCCGGTCTCCAAGGGTGCGCGCCACTTCCGCGAAGAACCCTTCGCTGAGAGTGGGTACGCCGCCATGGCGGTGAAACGTGGCCGCATAGAAACGGTGGAAGGTGGACCAATCCGCGCCGCAGGTCTCGTGCCCATGGAGTACGCGGACCTCTACGTTCTGCTCCGCCACGCGACGCCGCTCCCGGCGGACTTTCTTGCGTCGTTCGGAGTTGAACGTAGCGAGGAAATCATCGAAGTCCCGATAGCCGGGATTGTGCCAGTGGAACTGGCAGCCGGTCCGTAACAGCAGACCTTGATGCGTCAGCAGTGCGTCGTCCGAACTGCTGGTAAACAGCCAGTGCAGGCTTGACACGCGCAGGCGGCGCGCCTCCTCCACGGCTGCTGTCACCAGCGCTAGCCCAGCAGTCTCGTGATGTCCGGGTGCGGTGAGCATCCGCGGACCGGGCGCCGGTGTGTAGGGGATCGCGGCCACCAGTTTGGGATAGTAGGGCATCCCCGCCCGTTCGCACGCGTCGGCCCAGGCCCAGTCGAATACGAACTCGCCGTAGGAATTGTCTTTTAGATAGAGCGGAGCCGCCCCGACCAGGCGCTGATCCGCGTCGTAGCAAGCGAGGTGGTGGGGCAACCAGCCGAAACGCCGGCCGACCGCGTCGTGGTGCTCCAACGCGGACAGAAACTCGTGGCGCAGGAAGGGATATCCGCCTTCCACCAGGCCGTTCCACTGGTCGGCGGGAATTTCATCCAGACAGGCGTGTGTTTGGGTGTGCATTGGGGACAGCTATGCCGTAAGCCCGTCGTTGGCTGGGTCCCGCGGCATCGAATCGGACCGGACCGCCGTGACGCTGGCGCCGATCTCCCCGGACCGCAGAGGCCCAGAACCGCGGCGCTAGTTCCCCGGCTCGGCGTCGAGGAAGCGTTCCGCGTCGAGTGCCGCCATGCATCCGAGTCCGGCCGCGGTGACCGCCTGGCGATACACGTGGTCGGCGACGTCGCCCGCGGCGAACACACCGGGCACTTCGGTGGCGGTGGCGAAGCCGTCGCTGCCGCCGCGTACCTTGAGATACCCGTGCGCCATGGGGAGCTGGCCCTCGAAAATCGCGGTGTTGGGTTTGTGGCCGATGGCGATGAATACGCCTTGGACGCGGAGCTCTTTGGCGGTCGCGTTGCGGGCATCCTTGATGCGCGCCCCGGTTACACCACTGTTGTCACCGAGCACCTCGTCGAGGACGTGGTTCCATTCGATGGTGACCTTGCCTTCCGCAACTTTCTTGAACAGCCGGTCCTGCAGGATCTTCTCGGAGCGCAACTGGTCGCGCCGATGGACCAGGGTGACGTGGGAGCAGATGTTGGCCAGGTACAGTGCTTCTTCCACCGCCGTGTTCCCGCCGCCGATGACCGCAACGGGTTGGTCGCGGTAGAAGAAACCGTCGCAGGTGGCGCAGGCAGATACGCCGCGTCCCTTGAACTTCTCCTCTGACGGGATGCCCAAATATTGGGCCGATGCACCGGTGGCGATGATCAGGGCGTCACAAGTGAAGACGGTGTTGTCGCCTTCCAGGCGGAACGGGCGCCGGCTGAGGTCCGCCTTGTGAATCTGCTCGAACACGATTTCGGTATGAAATCGTTCCGTGTG
Encoded here:
- a CDS encoding GNAT family N-acetyltransferase, with the translated sequence MHTQTHACLDEIPADQWNGLVEGGYPFLRHEFLSALEHHDAVGRRFGWLPHHLACYDADQRLVGAAPLYLKDNSYGEFVFDWAWADACERAGMPYYPKLVAAIPYTPAPGPRMLTAPGHHETAGLALVTAAVEEARRLRVSSLHWLFTSSSDDALLTHQGLLLRTGCQFHWHNPGYRDFDDFLATFNSERRKKVRRERRRVAEQNVEVRVLHGHETCGADWSTFHRFYAATFHRHGGVPTLSEGFFAEVARTLGDRVVLVLAACGGRDVAGALCFRSDDTLYGRHWGCDDTYDGLHFEACYYQGIEYCIRHGLRHFQPGAQGEHKIWRGFEPTATASMHWIAHPGFRQSIARFLEHERQEMTCYIAEMRAHTPFKAAP
- a CDS encoding thioredoxin-disulfide reductase → MSNPRHCRLLILGSGPSGYTAAIYAARANLSPVLVTGVEQGGQLMTTTDVENWPAGAEGLQGPALMEHMREHTERFHTEIVFEQIHKADLSRRPFRLEGDNTVFTCDALIIATGASAQYLGIPSEEKFKGRGVSACATCDGFFYRDQPVAVIGGGNTAVEEALYLANICSHVTLVHRRDQLRSEKILQDRLFKKVAEGKVTIEWNHVLDEVLGDNSGVTGARIKDARNATAKELRVQGVFIAIGHKPNTAIFEGQLPMAHGYLKVRGGSDGFATATEVPGVFAAGDVADHVYRQAVTAAGLGCMAALDAERFLDAEPGN